Below is a window of Pseudanabaenaceae cyanobacterium SKYG29 DNA.
TGCCGCACTTGACCATGTCAGGGCAACTTCCCCAGTGGTGGCAGAGGCGATTCTCAGGGAACTACGGGACCAACGATCGAACTTAAAGCTAATAGCCAGCGAGAACTACTCTTCCCTGGCGGTTCAGCTTGCCCATGCCAATCTACTGACGGACAAGTATGCGGAGGGTTATCCCTTCCATCGCTTTTATGCAGGCTGTGAGAATGTGGACAGGATCGAGGCAGAAGCCTGTCGTCTGGCGCGGGAATTGTTTGGGGCGGAATATGCCTATGTCCAGCCCCATTCGGGAGCAGATGCCAATCTAGTGGCATTTATGGCAATTCTATCGAGTCGGGTGCAAATGCCCCTACTGGAGAAACTGGGCTACAAAGACCCCACTAACGCCCCCAGGGATATATGGAATCAAATTCGGGCAGAGGTGGGTAATCAGCGCTTACTGGCATTGGACTTTGCCTGTGGCGGACATTTAACCCACGGTTATCGCCGCAATATTTCTGCCCAATTGTTTGATGCCTATTCCTATGGTGTGGACCCCGAAACCTACCAAATCAATTTGGATGCATTGCGTGCCCAGGTACAGGAGGTCAAACCGTTAGTGCTATTGGCAGGCTATAGCGCCTATCCCCGTAAAATCAACTTTGCCAAGATGCGGGAAATTGCTGACGAAGTGGGGGCAGTGTTCATGGTGGATATGGCCCATTTCTCCGGTCTCGTGGCGGGGAAGGTGTTTACAGGGGACTATAACCCTGTTGCCCATGCCCATATCGTGACCTCTACTACTCATAAAACTCTACGCGGTCCCCGCAGTGGCATCGTGTTAGCAACAGCGGAGATGGGGGCTTGGGTGGATAAAGGTTGCCCCCTGGTGATTGGTGGCCCCTTGCCCCATGTGATGGCAGCTAAGGCGGTGGCTTTCCAAGAGGCTCTTCGCCCTGAGTTTGTGGAGTACGCCCATCAAATTGTCAAGAATGCCCAAGCTCTGGCAGAATATTGCCTGCAGGAATCCCTACCAGTGCTCACAGGAGGGACAGATAACCATTTGCTTTTGATCGATGTCTCTCAGCGCTACGGTATTACAGGACGACAGGCAGAAATGGCTTTGCGGGAATGTGGGATTACTCTCAACCGCAATGCGATCCCCTTCGATCGGAATGGGGCTTGGTTTACCAGTGGTCTGCGGATCGGTACACCTGCTGTGACTACTTTGGGGATGAAAGAACCCCAGATGGCAGAGATTGCCCGCCTGCTAGCAGAAGTACTACCCCATGTACAACCCGATCGTGCCCCTGACGGGAGTCTGAGCAAGGGCAAGTACAGTTTAGATGCCCAGGTAGCGCACACTGCCAAACAAAAGGTTAAGGATTTATTGCAGCAATTTCCTCTCTACCCCGAGTTAAATTTGCCTGATTTGCCAGTGACCCAAGATGCTTAGAGCGGGAATTGTGGGACTCCCCAATGTGGGGAAATCAACTTTGTTCAATGCCTTGGTGGCGAATGCAAAAGCAGAGGCAGCTAATTTTCCCTTTTGCACGATCGAGCCTAACGTAGGTTCGGTAGCGGTTCCTGATGAACGGTTAGAAGTTTTGGCAAAGTTGGGCAACTCCCAGCAGATTGTGCCAGCGCGGGTGGAGTTTGTGGATATTGCGGGTTTAGTGAAGGGAGCAAGTAAGGGGGAAGGCTTAGGCAATCAATTCCTAGGCAATATTCGTAACTGTCAGGCGATCGTCCATGTTGTGCGTTGTTTTGACAGTGATGACATTATTCATGTGGAAGCTAGCGTTGACCCCGTCCGCGATATACAGATCATTAACCTTGAATTAGCTCTGGCTGATTTGGCGCAGATTGATAAGAGACTCGATCGCACGCGCAAAGCCGCACGTACTGGTGCTGCGGAAGCCAAGCTAGAACTAGAGGCACTGGAAAAGGTGAGAGCTGTACTCGACGAGGGCAAGCTAGCGCGGCAAGCTCCCCTGACAGAAGAAGAGAAAAACGCCCTCAACTTCCTGCAACTGCTGACTATGAAGCCGACGATTTACG
It encodes the following:
- a CDS encoding glycine hydroxymethyltransferase, which encodes MLRLSSPVGEIKVTSVASSSLLEQYLAAANGKRDTAAIAFYAALDHVRATSPVVAEAILRELRDQRSNLKLIASENYSSLAVQLAHANLLTDKYAEGYPFHRFYAGCENVDRIEAEACRLARELFGAEYAYVQPHSGADANLVAFMAILSSRVQMPLLEKLGYKDPTNAPRDIWNQIRAEVGNQRLLALDFACGGHLTHGYRRNISAQLFDAYSYGVDPETYQINLDALRAQVQEVKPLVLLAGYSAYPRKINFAKMREIADEVGAVFMVDMAHFSGLVAGKVFTGDYNPVAHAHIVTSTTHKTLRGPRSGIVLATAEMGAWVDKGCPLVIGGPLPHVMAAKAVAFQEALRPEFVEYAHQIVKNAQALAEYCLQESLPVLTGGTDNHLLLIDVSQRYGITGRQAEMALRECGITLNRNAIPFDRNGAWFTSGLRIGTPAVTTLGMKEPQMAEIARLLAEVLPHVQPDRAPDGSLSKGKYSLDAQVAHTAKQKVKDLLQQFPLYPELNLPDLPVTQDA
- the ychF gene encoding redox-regulated ATPase YchF — its product is MLRAGIVGLPNVGKSTLFNALVANAKAEAANFPFCTIEPNVGSVAVPDERLEVLAKLGNSQQIVPARVEFVDIAGLVKGASKGEGLGNQFLGNIRNCQAIVHVVRCFDSDDIIHVEASVDPVRDIQIINLELALADLAQIDKRLDRTRKAARTGAAEAKLELEALEKVRAVLDEGKLARQAPLTEEEKNALNFLQLLTMKPTIYAANVAEDDLATGNQYVTQVREIAQAENAAVVVVSAQVEAELMELTPEERADFLASLGVKEGGLKSLIRATYKLLGLQTYFTVGEKEARAWTIPVGTKAPQAAGVIHSDFERGFIRAETISYEELVKAGSMKAAREKGLVRSEGKDYVVQEGDVMLFLTNV